From Gadus morhua unplaced genomic scaffold, gadMor3.0, whole genome shotgun sequence, the proteins below share one genomic window:
- the LOC115539239 gene encoding uncharacterized protein LOC115539239 isoform X2: MQSIRATRSYPSDADLSEVAQALTQTHPCLKEPGSFNHSYGWKQRLKTKMYNYRTYLKSHSSSSDELTVNSVKRKSPTDAHPAKNIKKPRRAESNHYPSLPHGETPESMEQERIALLTEVKKRNNGKTIRAKMAQTFAFRRQEIVNKKASLEDIIERWPALFEVQEINAEFHRVTTIPLEARFMEKLDEKCIELIQVVRKKGGATREKTKLLPVVEKDTDIGTRREIALKCLIINMRESMDDLVQEFLVSEKEEAEHILQGATMAIYIIRDAQAAPKDIGIILEGQEVVNELPSVANAVAILMGLLYVLNMEYPKTLKQTFEYIQKVLMELDPKGMTTKVKKLYDQLYSTA, translated from the exons ATGCAGAGTATCAGAGCAACCAG ATCCTATCCTAGTGATGCAGACTTGAGTGAAGTGGCACAggcgctcacacagacacacccctgtCTGAAAGAACCAGGGTCCTTCAACCACAGTTACGGATGGAAACAGAGGCTCAAGACGAAGATGTATAACTATCGCACATACCTAAAATCACACAGTTCATCATCTGACGAGCTGACTGTGAATTCTGTCAAAAGAAAATCCCCCACCGATGCCCACCCAGcaaagaacataaaaaaacCCAGGAGAGCCGAGTCTAACCATTACCCATCTCTACCTCATGGCGAGACCCCTGAGTCCATGGAACAAGAGAGAATAGCCCTTTTGACTGAAGTAAAGAAAAGGAACAATGGCAAAACAATAAGAGCGAAGATGGCTCAGACGTTCGCATTTCGGAGGCAAGAAATTGTCAACAAGAAAGCATCTTTGGAGGATATTATTGAGAGATGGCCAGCACTCTTCGAAGTCCAAGAG ATAAATGCAGAGTTCCACAGAGTAACCACAATACCCCTTGAAGCAAGGTTCATGGAGAAACTTGACGAGAAGTGCATCGAACTGATTCAGGTTGTCAGAAAGAAGGGTGGAGCAACTCGGGAGAAGACAAAGCTCCTGCCAGTTGTAGAAAAG GATACTGATATCGGTACAAGGAGGGAGATCGCTCTCAAATGTCTCATCATCAACATGAGAGAATCAATGGATGATCTGGTCCAAGAATTCCTG GTGTCGGAGAAGGAAGAGGCTGAACACATTCTTCAGGGGGCAACCATGGCAATCTACATCATCAGAGATGCACAAGCTGCACCCAAAGACATTGGCATTATACTTGAGGGACAAGAGGTTGTGAACGAGTTGCCGTCTGTCGCAAATGCTGTCGCCATTCTCATGGGACTCCTTTATGTTCTCAATATGGAATATCCAAAGACATTGAAACAGACATTTGAATATATCCAGAAAGTCCTCATGGAGCTGGACCCGAAAGGCATGACCACCAAGGTCAAGAAGCTCTATGACCAGCTATACAGTACAGCTTAG
- the LOC115539239 gene encoding uncharacterized protein LOC115539239 isoform X1 — protein MISDILERLADKVYSYRSYPSDADLSEVAQALTQTHPCLKEPGSFNHSYGWKQRLKTKMYNYRTYLKSHSSSSDELTVNSVKRKSPTDAHPAKNIKKPRRAESNHYPSLPHGETPESMEQERIALLTEVKKRNNGKTIRAKMAQTFAFRRQEIVNKKASLEDIIERWPALFEVQEINAEFHRVTTIPLEARFMEKLDEKCIELIQVVRKKGGATREKTKLLPVVEKDTDIGTRREIALKCLIINMRESMDDLVQEFLVSEKEEAEHILQGATMAIYIIRDAQAAPKDIGIILEGQEVVNELPSVANAVAILMGLLYVLNMEYPKTLKQTFEYIQKVLMELDPKGMTTKVKKLYDQLYSTA, from the exons ATGATTTCCGACATACTTGAAAGACTCGCTGACAAAGTCTATTCGTACAGATCCTATCCTAGTGATGCAGACTTGAGTGAAGTGGCACAggcgctcacacagacacacccctgtCTGAAAGAACCAGGGTCCTTCAACCACAGTTACGGATGGAAACAGAGGCTCAAGACGAAGATGTATAACTATCGCACATACCTAAAATCACACAGTTCATCATCTGACGAGCTGACTGTGAATTCTGTCAAAAGAAAATCCCCCACCGATGCCCACCCAGcaaagaacataaaaaaacCCAGGAGAGCCGAGTCTAACCATTACCCATCTCTACCTCATGGCGAGACCCCTGAGTCCATGGAACAAGAGAGAATAGCCCTTTTGACTGAAGTAAAGAAAAGGAACAATGGCAAAACAATAAGAGCGAAGATGGCTCAGACGTTCGCATTTCGGAGGCAAGAAATTGTCAACAAGAAAGCATCTTTGGAGGATATTATTGAGAGATGGCCAGCACTCTTCGAAGTCCAAGAG ATAAATGCAGAGTTCCACAGAGTAACCACAATACCCCTTGAAGCAAGGTTCATGGAGAAACTTGACGAGAAGTGCATCGAACTGATTCAGGTTGTCAGAAAGAAGGGTGGAGCAACTCGGGAGAAGACAAAGCTCCTGCCAGTTGTAGAAAAG GATACTGATATCGGTACAAGGAGGGAGATCGCTCTCAAATGTCTCATCATCAACATGAGAGAATCAATGGATGATCTGGTCCAAGAATTCCTG GTGTCGGAGAAGGAAGAGGCTGAACACATTCTTCAGGGGGCAACCATGGCAATCTACATCATCAGAGATGCACAAGCTGCACCCAAAGACATTGGCATTATACTTGAGGGACAAGAGGTTGTGAACGAGTTGCCGTCTGTCGCAAATGCTGTCGCCATTCTCATGGGACTCCTTTATGTTCTCAATATGGAATATCCAAAGACATTGAAACAGACATTTGAATATATCCAGAAAGTCCTCATGGAGCTGGACCCGAAAGGCATGACCACCAAGGTCAAGAAGCTCTATGACCAGCTATACAGTACAGCTTAG